In Candidatus Nealsonbacteria bacterium DGGOD1a, one DNA window encodes the following:
- a CDS encoding YdcF family protein: MRQRIVKLVKVLLIMAGALIAAAIVFDAIVVFSERGIIHNRVEDLPSVDAVLVLGAAVYRNGQMSAIFNDRASVALEVYKSGKVKKILVSGDHSRGDYDEVNIAKRFFLKNGVPGEDIFVDYAGFDTYSSVYRAREIFQVRSMIVSTQNFHLPRALYLARQLGIEAHGISADLRLYDLGYYNVLRENAARVKAFWDIITNARPRYLGGIIPITGDGRASWD; encoded by the coding sequence ATGAGACAACGAATTGTAAAACTGGTAAAAGTGTTATTGATAATGGCGGGCGCGCTGATCGCGGCGGCGATTGTTTTTGACGCGATCGTCGTATTCTCCGAAAGAGGGATAATCCATAATAGAGTCGAAGATTTGCCTTCGGTTGACGCGGTTTTGGTGCTGGGCGCGGCGGTATACAGGAACGGCCAAATGAGCGCGATTTTTAACGATCGGGCGAGCGTGGCGCTGGAGGTTTATAAATCCGGGAAAGTTAAAAAGATTTTAGTGAGCGGAGATCACAGCCGCGGCGATTATGACGAGGTGAACATCGCCAAAAGATTCTTTTTAAAAAACGGCGTCCCCGGCGAAGATATATTCGTTGACTATGCCGGTTTTGACACTTATTCCAGCGTTTACCGCGCCAGAGAGATATTCCAAGTTCGATCGATGATTGTTTCCACGCAGAATTTTCATTTGCCGCGGGCGTTGTATTTGGCACGCCAACTGGGAATTGAGGCTCATGGTATCAGCGCGGATTTAAGATTGTATGATCTTGGTTATTATAATGTTTTGCGGGAAAACGCGGCGCGCGTTAAAGCTTTTTGGGATATTATAACCAATGCCCGGCCGCGTTATTTGGGCGGCATTATTCCAATTACCGGCGATGGCCGCGCTTCTTGGGACTAG
- a CDS encoding DUF2178 domain-containing protein: MNQKTFYTVRIVFAMVIAMVCSISVTQGNYILPIIIGITAAFALYAMKKKVSGVLADERDYNIAGNAARWSLNLYAVFAAIGSMVLMAVRAGNPQFELAAQILAYSACALLIAQSLLFKYFQNRE, translated from the coding sequence ATGAACCAAAAAACATTTTATACGGTTAGGATTGTTTTTGCGATGGTGATCGCGATGGTTTGTTCGATTTCGGTGACGCAGGGAAACTATATTTTGCCGATAATCATCGGCATAACCGCGGCATTCGCGCTGTATGCGATGAAAAAGAAGGTTAGCGGCGTATTGGCCGATGAACGCGATTACAATATCGCGGGCAACGCGGCGCGCTGGTCATTGAACCTTTACGCGGTTTTCGCGGCAATCGGATCAATGGTTTTGATGGCGGTCCGCGCCGGCAATCCGCAATTTGAACTGGCGGCGCAAATTTTGGCCTATTCGGCGTGCGCGTTGCTGATCGCGCAAAGCTTGTTGTTCAAATATTTTCAAAATCGCGAATGA
- a CDS encoding helix-turn-helix transcriptional regulator, whose protein sequence is MKFTTKIKEYRQRKNLTQEDLANIVNVRRETIVFLEQGKYVPSLKLAHDIAHVFGKSIEGIFFFD, encoded by the coding sequence ATGAAATTCACAACAAAAATAAAAGAATACCGCCAGCGGAAAAATCTGACTCAAGAGGATTTGGCCAATATCGTCAATGTCCGGCGCGAAACCATTGTTTTTTTGGAGCAGGGCAAATATGTGCCGTCGCTGAAACTGGCGCACGATATCGCGCATGTTTTTGGAAAATCAATTGAGGGAATTTTTTTCTTTGATTGA
- the mutM gene encoding DNA-formamidopyrimidine glycosylase, with amino-acid sequence MPELPEVETIRRQLNDAVVGKTIGRVEILEPKIFIGDQKSITGQKIAGIGRVAKVLRIFLENGSAILAHFKLNGQFLLDTGKEKFDTRFTRAILHFDDGSSLLFNDPRKFAWMKVMKNFKEEKTGAIEPFKDNFNLENFSSIISKTRKPIKILLMDQEKIGGIGNIYANESLFAAGIDPFRPANSLESEEIKKLYRAIPKILQKAIDCKGSSGKDEWYRQLNGRTGGYQEHFLVYQRDGQKCPKKCGGEIKRAKQGGRSTFYCSKCQK; translated from the coding sequence ATGCCCGAACTACCGGAAGTTGAAACAATCAGGCGGCAGTTAAATGACGCGGTGGTTGGCAAAACAATCGGCCGGGTGGAAATTTTGGAGCCCAAAATTTTCATCGGCGATCAAAAGTCCATTACCGGCCAAAAAATTGCCGGCATTGGCCGCGTTGCCAAGGTTTTACGCATATTTCTTGAAAACGGCAGCGCGATTTTGGCGCATTTCAAGTTAAACGGCCAATTTCTTCTGGACACGGGAAAGGAAAAATTCGACACGCGGTTTACGCGCGCGATTTTGCATTTTGACGACGGATCGAGTTTGCTTTTCAACGATCCGCGCAAATTCGCGTGGATGAAGGTGATGAAAAATTTCAAGGAAGAAAAAACCGGCGCGATCGAACCATTTAAGGATAACTTCAATTTGGAAAATTTTTCAAGCATCATTTCCAAAACCCGCAAACCGATCAAGATATTGTTGATGGATCAGGAAAAGATCGGCGGCATCGGTAATATCTATGCCAATGAATCGCTGTTTGCCGCCGGGATTGATCCGTTTCGGCCCGCCAATTCGCTTGAATCCGAAGAAATAAAAAAGCTTTACCGGGCCATTCCGAAAATTCTGCAAAAAGCCATTGACTGCAAGGGTTCGTCGGGTAAAGATGAATGGTACCGGCAGCTGAACGGCCGGACCGGCGGTTATCAGGAACATTTTTTGGTTTACCAGCGCGACGGCCAAAAATGCCCGAAAAAATGCGGTGGCGAAATCAAGCGCGCCAAACAAGGCGGCCGCAGTACTTTTTACTGTTCAAAATGTCAGAAATAA